One stretch of Carassius carassius chromosome 18, fCarCar2.1, whole genome shotgun sequence DNA includes these proteins:
- the LOC132091825 gene encoding C-C motif chemokine 8-like — MKPYCIFIACLVLFAFCSLARSEFSQGPDKCCFSFSNVKIPVKQVESHHTTHLECHRNGVIVITKAQREICVDPTERWVQRLINLVDARNIKEMSVSSSEDSE, encoded by the exons ATGAAGCCCTACTGCATCTTCATCGCCTGCCTTGTGCTCTTCGCTTTCTGCTCACTGGCACGCAGTGAAT TCAGCCAAGGTCCCGATAAGTGCTGCTTTTCTTTTTCCAATGTAAAAATCCCAGTAAAGCAGGTTGAGAGTCATCATACTACACATCTTGAGTGCCACAGGAATGGTGTCAT TGTCATCACAAAAGCCCAAAGAGAGATCTGTGTTGACCCGACAGAGAGATGGGTTCAGAGACTGATCAACTTGGTGGATGCTCGTAACATAAAGGAGATGTCAGTGAGCAGCTCTGAGGACAGCGAATAA